From one uncultured Methanoregula sp. genomic stretch:
- a CDS encoding tRNA (N(6)-L-threonylcarbamoyladenosine(37)-C(2))-methylthiotransferase, whose amino-acid sequence MTARKTTIPMVEPCGNEVLDLLCNRRVFIETYGCRYNFGDTAKLAEILLHNGNTLVDSEEEADAVVVNTCTVVGPTERRMLRRLSQLRSHDLYVTGCMPAVQREAIFAVCTPKIIPPDAIQEKYRCVRTVSGEGVGIVQVARGCQGACTYCITRLARGPLKSFSRDEIHGQVQAFVVKGIPEIQLTAQDVSAWGMDCGGTPAELLTVLGHIPGRYMLRVGMMNPATVMRDLDALVEAFAGNHIFRFIHLPAQSGSDRILKKMGRMYTVQDFEDIVSAFRRACPDITLMTDMIVGFCGETEEDFAGSLELIERVRPNKVNITRYSARPFTPLANEKDFPDFVKKDRSRAMNAFAEKVYTEINRPLLNRKVPVLVTEKIRDGSVMARTPEYLGVVINESLPIGYEGPAILKKDRKYFFIGEPVT is encoded by the coding sequence ATGACTGCCCGAAAAACCACGATCCCCATGGTTGAACCCTGCGGCAATGAAGTACTTGACTTGCTGTGTAACCGGCGGGTCTTCATCGAAACCTATGGATGCCGGTATAATTTCGGCGATACTGCAAAACTTGCCGAGATACTTCTGCATAATGGCAATACTCTTGTGGATTCCGAGGAGGAAGCCGACGCCGTTGTCGTCAACACCTGTACCGTTGTCGGCCCGACCGAGCGGCGGATGCTCCGCAGACTCTCCCAGCTCCGGTCTCACGATCTCTATGTGACGGGGTGCATGCCGGCGGTACAGCGGGAGGCGATCTTTGCAGTTTGCACCCCGAAGATAATTCCCCCGGATGCTATCCAGGAGAAATACCGGTGTGTCAGGACCGTATCCGGGGAGGGGGTAGGGATAGTTCAGGTTGCCCGGGGATGTCAGGGAGCCTGCACGTACTGCATTACCCGGCTTGCCCGGGGTCCCCTTAAGAGTTTCTCACGCGATGAGATCCACGGTCAGGTCCAGGCATTTGTTGTAAAAGGCATCCCGGAGATCCAGTTAACGGCCCAGGATGTGAGTGCCTGGGGAATGGACTGCGGGGGTACTCCTGCGGAACTCCTGACCGTACTCGGGCATATTCCCGGCCGGTATATGCTGCGGGTGGGTATGATGAACCCCGCTACGGTAATGCGGGATCTGGATGCCCTGGTCGAAGCATTTGCAGGCAATCATATCTTCAGGTTTATCCACCTCCCGGCGCAATCCGGGTCGGACCGGATCCTTAAGAAAATGGGGAGGATGTATACCGTTCAGGATTTTGAGGATATCGTATCGGCATTCCGGCGCGCCTGCCCGGATATCACCCTGATGACTGACATGATCGTCGGGTTCTGCGGTGAGACGGAAGAGGATTTTGCCGGGTCCCTGGAGCTGATTGAACGAGTCCGCCCGAATAAAGTGAACATCACCCGGTATTCAGCGCGCCCGTTCACACCCCTCGCAAATGAAAAGGACTTTCCGGATTTTGTCAAGAAAGATCGTTCCCGCGCCATGAACGCTTTTGCCGAAAAGGTTTACACTGAGATTAACCGTCCCCTCCTGAATCGAAAGGTCCCGGTACTCGTGACAGAAAAGATCCGGGATGGATCGGTGATGGCCCGGACTCCTGAGTATCTTGGCGTTGTTATCAACGAATCTCTTCCGATTGGATATGAAGGCCCGGCCATCCTGAAAAAAGACCGGAAATACTTCTTTATCGGGGAACCGGTCACGTAA
- the nadX gene encoding aspartate dehydrogenase, producing the protein MIKIGLLGCGNIGHIIAHHTGSFSISAVYDQVFERAQEIAALCGARAYRDFDSFVTSDIDIVVEAASVSAARAHTLDVLSHKKDMVIMSVGALTDHNFRDECRRTALLQGKKIYIPSGAIFGLDNLKIGRISKISHLLLRTTKSPSSLGIEAKTRKQIFSGKANECIKAFPKNVNVSVAMSLASGQDTDVELWVDPAVDRNVHELFFEGDFGEAYIKVTNFPSPDNPATSYLAALSILSLLEKITDPIVVGT; encoded by the coding sequence ATGATAAAAATCGGGCTGCTTGGCTGTGGCAATATAGGTCACATTATTGCGCACCACACCGGCAGTTTTTCGATCTCCGCGGTTTACGACCAGGTCTTTGAACGGGCGCAGGAGATCGCCGCCCTGTGCGGCGCAAGAGCTTACCGGGACTTCGATTCGTTTGTTACATCGGATATCGACATCGTTGTCGAAGCTGCTTCGGTCAGTGCCGCACGGGCACATACCCTCGATGTGCTCTCTCATAAAAAAGACATGGTTATCATGAGTGTCGGGGCGCTCACGGACCATAACTTCCGTGACGAATGCCGCAGGACGGCACTTCTTCAGGGAAAGAAGATCTATATCCCGAGCGGTGCGATCTTCGGCCTGGATAACCTTAAAATTGGCAGGATTTCGAAAATAAGCCACCTGCTCCTCAGGACTACCAAGAGTCCTTCTTCCCTGGGTATTGAGGCCAAGACCAGGAAGCAGATTTTCTCGGGGAAAGCCAACGAATGTATCAAGGCTTTCCCGAAGAATGTCAACGTCTCCGTTGCCATGAGTCTTGCATCAGGGCAGGATACCGACGTGGAACTCTGGGTGGATCCGGCTGTTGACCGCAATGTCCACGAACTGTTCTTCGAGGGAGATTTTGGAGAGGCATATATCAAAGTGACCAATTTCCCCAGCCCGGATAACCCGGCAACAAGCTACCTTGCAGCCCTCTCCATCCTCTCCCTCCTGGAGAAGATAACGGATCCGATTGTCGTGGGAACTTAA
- the nadC gene encoding carboxylating nicotinate-nucleotide diphosphorylase — protein MVPIHHLLSYIDEDAPFGDITSEAIIPDVNCSAVIRAEQSGVIAGLEEAAALFEYFQVVAERKIRDGEDVRTGDVVLVLSGNAKKILLVERTALNIIGRMSGIASQTRKMVNRITTVSPSCRIACTRKTAPGFRVLDKKAVILGGGDPHRTSLSDGILIKDNHLALVPLETAIHKARAVSAYRIIEVEVETPVDAKKAAEAGSDIILLDNMSPEQIRATVELLRSHELRERVVLEVSGGVDENSLHSYAACGIDTISMGALTHTVRNFSVTLEIQP, from the coding sequence ATGGTACCAATTCACCACCTGCTGAGCTATATCGACGAGGATGCCCCGTTCGGGGATATAACATCAGAGGCAATCATACCTGATGTGAACTGCTCGGCAGTCATCCGGGCAGAACAGTCGGGGGTCATTGCCGGCCTTGAAGAGGCGGCAGCGCTGTTTGAATACTTCCAGGTCGTCGCTGAACGCAAGATACGTGACGGTGAAGATGTCCGGACAGGGGATGTGGTTCTTGTCCTGTCCGGGAACGCAAAAAAGATCCTGCTCGTTGAACGCACAGCGCTCAATATCATCGGGAGGATGAGCGGCATTGCATCGCAGACCCGGAAGATGGTAAACAGAATCACCACGGTCAGCCCTTCATGCAGGATAGCCTGCACACGAAAGACGGCACCCGGTTTCCGCGTACTTGATAAAAAAGCCGTCATTCTCGGGGGAGGAGATCCCCACCGGACCAGCCTGAGTGACGGGATATTGATCAAAGACAACCATCTCGCCCTTGTCCCGCTGGAGACGGCAATCCATAAGGCACGCGCGGTATCGGCCTACAGGATCATCGAGGTTGAAGTCGAGACCCCGGTGGATGCAAAAAAAGCCGCAGAGGCCGGATCCGACATCATTCTTCTTGACAACATGAGCCCGGAACAAATCCGGGCAACCGTTGAGCTCCTCCGCAGTCACGAGCTCCGGGAACGGGTGGTACTCGAGGTTTCCGGAGGTGTGGATGAGAATTCACTCCATTCTTATGCAGCATGCGGAATCGACACCATCAGCATGGGCGCCCTGACCCATACCGTGAGGAACTTCTCCGTAACCCTGGAAATCCAGCCTTAA
- a CDS encoding HEAT repeat domain-containing protein: MGDDEIPAPEAPEPRELTPEERSGMEERRKQRVKDYLVLLKDPNLNFRWRAAEALGTEGDESAVEPLIMALNDPFVDVQWLAAKSLGKIGDRRAVEPLISALESKDKWLRAGASWGLGKLRDARAVPVLIPLLKDVKKLVRKDAAWALGNIGDDRAIPPLTELLGDPDAEVRDAARTALASIVSQHQKKAQI; encoded by the coding sequence ATGGGAGACGATGAAATACCGGCTCCTGAGGCACCAGAGCCCCGCGAGCTGACACCTGAAGAACGTTCAGGAATGGAAGAACGCAGAAAACAACGGGTGAAAGACTATCTCGTACTCCTGAAGGATCCCAATCTCAACTTCCGGTGGAGAGCCGCAGAAGCGCTGGGAACCGAAGGGGATGAATCGGCAGTCGAACCCCTGATTATGGCGCTGAATGATCCTTTTGTCGATGTCCAGTGGCTGGCTGCCAAGTCTCTGGGTAAAATAGGGGATCGCCGGGCAGTTGAACCGCTTATATCTGCCCTGGAGTCAAAGGACAAATGGCTCCGGGCCGGGGCTTCATGGGGTCTTGGAAAACTCCGGGATGCCCGGGCAGTACCGGTTCTCATCCCGCTTCTTAAGGATGTAAAAAAGCTTGTCAGGAAAGATGCGGCATGGGCACTCGGGAATATCGGGGATGATCGCGCCATACCCCCACTGACAGAGTTATTAGGGGATCCGGATGCAGAGGTCCGGGATGCAGCGCGAACCGCTCTTGCATCGATTGTGAGCCAGCATCAAAAAAAAGCACAGATATGA
- a CDS encoding helix-turn-helix domain-containing protein encodes MYPTQLPPSSKTVLEILDAGGAMTHKDLVQKSHLAPRTVRYALKKLKERQLIIEKFNFRDARQIIYQNRAEQTNKPQPAYV; translated from the coding sequence ATGTATCCTACACAACTGCCACCGTCTTCGAAGACGGTACTTGAGATACTGGATGCGGGTGGGGCGATGACCCACAAAGATCTTGTACAGAAGAGCCACCTTGCACCCCGAACCGTACGCTATGCGTTAAAGAAACTCAAGGAGCGCCAGCTCATCATTGAGAAGTTCAATTTCCGCGACGCCCGTCAGATCATCTACCAGAACCGGGCAGAACAGACGAACAAACCCCAGCCAGCCTACGTATGA
- a CDS encoding helix-turn-helix domain-containing protein, translating into MTKHTCTLMHCDSMVRILLPPMRAEMVSRLVQKQGLSQSDAAKRLGVTRAAVSQYMSRKRGAGEVMISSEMDAIIDRWALAVVTGESDINLCDVCQCAKKKF; encoded by the coding sequence ATGACAAAGCATACCTGTACCCTCATGCATTGCGACTCGATGGTCAGGATCCTGTTGCCTCCCATGAGAGCGGAGATGGTATCAAGGCTCGTGCAGAAGCAGGGACTCAGCCAGAGTGATGCAGCCAAACGTCTCGGAGTTACCAGGGCTGCGGTTTCACAGTACATGAGCAGGAAACGGGGTGCAGGTGAAGTGATGATATCCTCTGAAATGGATGCAATCATCGATCGATGGGCGCTTGCAGTCGTTACCGGTGAGAGCGACATCAATTTGTGCGACGTATGCCAGTGTGCAAAAAAAAAGTTCTAA